TTGAACCACTTGACTGTACCAGTTGCCATGTAAAATGCCCTTCGCATTTGCTTCGTTTGACCGGGCCAAAAACCCGGCCGGTGGTATCGAAATTTTGGAGACGTCAGCAAACGCGAAGATCGCGAGGCCCGATCGATCGGCCAAATTCAATGTGCCGCATATAGTATGGTTCGGGAACGAAAACAAGATGGAGTTGCCGGCACGCACCGAGATAGCGTGCGATGGGCGCTCCAATCGCGTGGAAGCTTGAGGCCAGGCGTGCGTTGTTGAGGGAAGACACGTTCGCTGTTGTAGGAGAGGATCATGAGGAGAATTCTGCTTGCCGCCTGCCTGATGCTGGTGGCCGCCGAGGCACAGGCTGCCGCGCGCTACGACCCGACGCGCATGAGCTGCGATCGCGTGCAGGCGACGATCGCCAGGCAGGGCGCCGTCATCCTGCGCTACCAGTCGACGCGCGTGCCGGGGCTGCCGCTCTATGACCGCTATATCCGGGACGAGCGCTTCTGCAACATGGGCGAGGTGAGGGCGCGGGCCTATGTGCCCAGCGCCGACACCAGGTCCTGCCCGGTCTATGTGTGCAAGCGGCCGGACTTCGACCGGCATTTCCGCCGGCGGCTCTTTCCTCATCGCTAGGGCTTGGCGCCCGGCAACTTTTCAGAACCCGAACGAAGCCTGCGCGGCCGGCGGCGGACCGACGCGCACGCCTTCCATGGCCAGCATCTTCTCCTTGGTGGCGGAGCCGCCAGGCGCAGAGAAGCCGCCGATCTTGCCGCCCGCGGCAAGGATGCGGTGGCAGGGAATGACCAGCGGCACCGGATTGGCGCCGAGGGCGGCACCGGTTTCGCGCGCGAGGCCGGAATGGCCGGCGCGCTTGGCCAGTTCGCCATAGGTGGTGGTCTCGCCGAAGCCGAGCTTGCGCGCGGCGTCATAGATGGCGAGGCGGAAATCGTCGACGCCGTCGAGATCGACCGGCACGCCGGAGAAATCGACATCCTCCCCGGCTGTATAGGCCTTGATCGAAGCGATCAATTCGACCACCCATTTCGGCTGCTCGGTGGCTCTCGAAACACCGGCATTGCGAAACAGCCGGCGCTCGACCGCTTCGCGGCTGCGTTCGGGCAGGCAGAGCCGGATCAGGCCCTTTTCGCTCCAGGCAATGCCCATGAAGCCGATCACTGTTTCTAACACTGCGTGGCCGGCCGTGATCGGTGATGCGTTTTCCATGGTGCGCTCCTTTCCGCAAACTGCGAAAAACAGGTACATCTCCAGTACAGATAGGGAACAATATCGCAGTTTGCTCCGAGTCTCGCCACCCGAAACCTGCATATTGGCCCCGATTGCCCGGTTG
The window above is part of the Mesorhizobium sp. WSM4904 genome. Proteins encoded here:
- a CDS encoding methylated-DNA--[protein]-cysteine S-methyltransferase, with amino-acid sequence MENASPITAGHAVLETVIGFMGIAWSEKGLIRLCLPERSREAVERRLFRNAGVSRATEQPKWVVELIASIKAYTAGEDVDFSGVPVDLDGVDDFRLAIYDAARKLGFGETTTYGELAKRAGHSGLARETGAALGANPVPLVIPCHRILAAGGKIGGFSAPGGSATKEKMLAMEGVRVGPPPAAQASFGF